One Primulina huaijiensis isolate GDHJ02 chromosome 5, ASM1229523v2, whole genome shotgun sequence DNA segment encodes these proteins:
- the LOC140977851 gene encoding protein CNGC15a-like, whose product MISAKHGFRITIIFQFILRLYLVFPLSSKIIKTAGVVVEAAWAGAAFNLMLFMLASHVIGSCWYLLAVQRQEECWKKICDLQQPNCQYFYFDCQTKDDYSRRAWFESSNISVLCGPGSDFHNFGIYSDALTYSVTTSSFLNKYSYCFWWGLRNLSSIGQNLMTTTYIGEINFAVTIAILGLVLFALLIGNMQAYLQSCTARLEEWRVRRNDTEQWMHHRQLPHELKERVRKHDLFRWVAARGVDEESILGSLPLDLRRDIKHHICLDLVRRVPLFDEMDSCALDAICERLRPVLCSQGTCIVREGDPVIEMLFILRGHLESYTTNGGRTGFFNLCRLGSGDFCGEELLSWALYPRPSILLPSSTRTVKAITDVEAFALAAEDVKFIASQFRKLHSKQLKHKFRFHSHQWRMWAACFIQAAWFRFKRRREAALLKARERAVAASPQWLVRCGSSLPARASEFAMCAAKVARSSSCTGRSLRNSLQMDMLNVLEKPVEPDFSVQN is encoded by the exons ATGATCAGCGCAAAACATGGTTTTAGGATCACAATAATATTTCAATTCATTTTGAGACTGTATCTTGTTTTTCCTCTTTCATCTAAAATCATCAAGACTGCCGGTGTGGTGGTGGAAGCTGCATGGGCTGGTGCAGCTTTTAATCTTATGCTCTTCATGCTGGCAAGTCAT GTCATAGGTTCTTGCTGGTACCTTCTGGCGGTGCAGAGGCAAGAAGAGTGCTGGAAAAAAATCTGTGATCTTCAACAACCAAACTGTCAATACTTCTACTTTGACTGCCAAACGAAGGACGATTATAGTAGGAGGGCTTGGTTTGAATCGAGCAACATTTCAGTGCTCTGTGGTCCTGGTAGCGATTTCCATAACTTTGGAATTTACAGTGATGCACTGACTTATAGTGTGACGACGTCTAGTTTCCTCAACAAATACTCGTATTGTTTCTGGTGGGGACTAAGAAATCTGAG CTCTATCGGACAGAATCTGATGACAACTACCTATATTGGGGAAATTAATTTTGCTGTAACCATTGCAATTCTTGGCTTGGTGCTTTTTGCCCTGCTGATAGGGAACATGCAA GCGTATCTACAATCTTGTACTGCAAGACTAGAGGAATGGAGGGTTCGAAGAAATGACACCGAGCAATGGATGCATCATCGGCAACTTCCCCACGAGTTAAAGGAGAGAGTACGAAAACACGATCTGTTTAGATGGGTTGCAGCAAGAGGAGTCGATGAGGAATCTATCCTTGGAAGTCTTCCTTTGGATCTCCGAAGAGACATCAAGCACCACATTTGTCTAGACCTTGTTCGAAGA GTTCCTCTGTTTGATGAGATGGATTCTTGCGCACTTGATGCAATATGTGAAAGATTGAGGCCTGTTCTATGCAGTCAGGGTACTTGCATAGTGAGAGAGGGCGACCCTGTGATAGAAATGCTCTTCATCTTACGAGGCCATCTTGAATCCTACACGACCAATGGAGGTCGAACCGGGTTTTTCAACTTGTGTCGCCTTGGATCCGGAGACTTCTGTGGGGAAGAACTCCTCTCTTGGGCTCTATATCCTCGCCCGAGCATTCTCCTACCTTCATCAACTCGAACCGTAAAGGCCATAACCGATGTCGAGGCTTTCGCCCTTGCGGCAGAGGACGTGAAGTTCATCGCATCGCAGTTTCGAAAACTGCACAGCAAGCAACTGAAACATAAGTTCCGGTTTCATTCACACCAGTGGAGGATGTGGGCCGCCTGTTTTATACAAGCAGCTTGGTTTAGGTTCAAGAGGAGGCGGGAGGCCGCATTGCTTAAGGCTCGGGAGAGGGCTGTGGCAGCGTCACCGCAATGGCTTGTGAGATGTGGCAGTTCTCTGCCGGCGAGAGCGTCGGAGTTTGCTATGTGTGCTGCAAAGGTGGCTCGTAGTAGTAGTTGCACGGGCAGAAGCCTGAGGAATAGCTTGCAAATGGACATGCTCAATGTGTTGGAGAAGCCCGTCGAACCTGACTTCTCAGTTCAAAATTAG
- the LOC140977250 gene encoding cytokinin riboside 5'-monophosphate phosphoribohydrolase LOG1-like: protein MERNKEVKASKFKKICVFCGSSQGKKTSYQESAIELGKVLVSRNIDLVYGGGSIGLMGFVSQAVHDGGRHVMGVIPKTLMPRELTGVTVGEVKAVADMHQRKAEMARHSDAFIALPGGYGTLEELLEVITWAQLGIHDKPVGLLNVDGYYNSLLSFIDKAVEEGFISPSARHIIVSAPNAKELVKKLEDYVPRHERVASKHSWEMEQLGYSQIYDLSR, encoded by the exons atggagagaaataAAGAAGTGAAGGCGTCGAAATTCAAGAAGATTTGTGTGTTCTGTGGGAGTAGCCAAGGCAAGAAGACCAGCTATCAAGAATCTGCTATTGAGCTGGGAAAAGTCTTG GTTTCTAGGAACATTGATTTGGTGTATGGAGGAGGCAGCATAGGACTTATGGGTTTTGTTTCACAAGCTGTTCATGATGGTGGTCGGCATGTCATGGG GGTGATTCCCAAGACGCTCATGCCTCGAGAG TTAACTGGTGTAACAGTTGGAGAAGTGAAAGCTGTTGCAGATATGCACCAAAGGAAAGCAGAAATGGCTAGgcattctgatgcttttattgCCTTGCCAG GTGGCTATGGAACTCTTGAGGAATTGCTTGAAGTGATCACATGGGCTCAACTTGGAATCCATGATAAACCG GTAGGATTGCTAAATGTAGATGGATACTATAACTCGTTACTGTCGTTCATCGACAAAGCGGTGGAGGAAGGATTCATTAGTCCAAGTGCGCGCCATATCATTGTCTCTGCACCTAATGCAAAGGAACTTGTCAAAAAATTGGAG GATTATGTACCTCGACATGAAAGAGTGGCCTCAAAACATAGCTGGGAAATGGAGCAGCTGGGCTATTCTCAGATATACGATCTTTCGAGGTGA
- the LOC140977252 gene encoding 30 kDa ribonucleoprotein, chloroplastic-like — protein sequence MAASLHFLSLNPQTLSHHSAAAAAAAPSSFAIFTLKPLPKSNRSFSASNRGVVNINYATPTSKFLTKVAFSSDLDLDEDDFSGPGEGSLSPDLKLFVGNLPFNVDSAALAGLFQQAGNVEEVEVIYDRLSGRSRGFGFVTMSRIEEAEAAVQQFNGYELQGRPLRVNSGPPPAKRENSSFRENSSFRENSSYRENSNSSFRENSSFRGAGGPRGRTSSGDANRVYVGNLSWGVDDLALETLFSEQGKVKEARVVYDRESGRSKGFGFVTLSSPDEVNNAIESLDGADLNGRSIRVSAAESRESRPRRQF from the exons ATGGCTGCCTCCCTCCACTTCCTTTCCCTCAACCCACAAACCCTTTCTCACCACTCCGCTGCCGCGGCCGCGGCCGCTCCATCTTCTTTCGCTATATTCACTCTCAAACCACTGCCTAAGTCAAATCGTTCGTTTTCCGCCAGTAACCGTGGCGTTGTTAACATTAATTATGCGACTCCCACTTCCAAATTCTTGACAAAGGTTGCGTTTTCGTCGGATTTGGACCTTGATGAAGATGACTTTTCTGGGCCGGGGGAGGGGAGTTTGTCGCCCGACTTGAAGCTATTTGTGGGGAACTTGCCTTTTAATGTTGACAGCGCAGCTCTTGCTGGCTTGTTCCAACAGGCCGGAAATGTCGAGGAGGTTGAG GTTATTTACGACAGGCTCTCGGGAAGAAGTAGGGGCTTTGGCTTTGTGACCATGTCTAGGATCGAAGAAGCTGAAGCTGCTGTTCAACAATTTAATGGATAT GAATTGCAGGGAAGACCATTGAGGGTAAATTCTGGGCCGCCACCAGCTAAAAGGGAAAATTCCTCTTTTCGGGAAAATTCCTCTTTTAGGGAAAATTCCTCGTATCGGGAAAATTCAAATTCCTCTTTTAGGGAAAATTCCTCGTTTAGGGGAGCCGGGGGACCTAGGGGAAGGACGAGTTCTGGTGATGCCAACAGAGTTTATGTGGGTAACCTTTCATGGGGAGTAGATGATCTTGCACTTGAGACTCTGTTTAGCGAGCAAGGAAAGGTCAAGGAAGCCAGGGTGGTGTACGACAGAGAAAGTGGTAGATCTAAGGGCTTTGGGTTTGTAACTCTCAGTTCTCCTGATGAGGTCAACAATGCCATCGAGTCATTGGATGGAGCT GACCTTAATGGCAGGTCTATTCGAGTTAGCGCTGCTGAATCCCGTGAATCCCGTCCAAGGCGTCAATTTTAG